A window from Bacteroidota bacterium encodes these proteins:
- the ccoG gene encoding cytochrome c oxidase accessory protein CcoG has product MKDLNELDDYSHLVEGKREFIDQTFRDSVATIGKQGQRNYIFPKKPVGKYYNWRTITSVIYLVVFFTLPFIKVEGEPLFLFNVVERKFIFFGQVFWPQDFFIFAIGFLTFMVFVILFTVVFGRAFCGWACPQTIFMEMVFRKIEYWLDGDANAQRKLKEMPWNGYRIRKRAVKMGVFYMVSFIIANFFLAYIIGMDSVLAMTKEGVAANSGTFISLLGFTTAFFFVYYWFREQVCIVVCPYGRLQGVLLDKKSIVVAYDYVRGEPRGHLKKDYTVNSDNGDCIDCHACVRVCPTGIDIRNGTQLECVNCTACIDACDAIMDKINKPLGLIRYESEENIAHSKKSKFNWRFAGYSVVLAVLLSVLVILLTTRDDVDARILRTAGQLYQEMPDGRISNLFNIKLANKTRHDVPVTLKLENIKGEIEVVARELIVPKESYFQTPFFVKIDSSLITKRKTPIVLGVYQGNKKLETLKTTFLGPGS; this is encoded by the coding sequence ATGAAAGACTTGAACGAGTTGGATGATTATTCACACCTGGTAGAAGGAAAGAGAGAGTTTATAGATCAGACCTTCAGGGATTCTGTTGCTACCATTGGCAAGCAGGGCCAGCGAAATTATATTTTTCCGAAGAAACCGGTTGGGAAATATTATAACTGGAGAACGATTACTTCAGTTATTTACCTCGTAGTTTTTTTCACCTTACCATTTATAAAAGTAGAAGGAGAGCCGCTTTTTCTTTTTAATGTGGTGGAAAGAAAATTTATTTTCTTCGGACAGGTTTTCTGGCCACAGGATTTTTTCATCTTCGCTATCGGCTTTCTCACTTTCATGGTGTTTGTTATTTTATTTACGGTTGTTTTTGGCCGTGCGTTTTGCGGCTGGGCATGTCCTCAAACAATTTTCATGGAAATGGTATTCCGTAAAATTGAATACTGGCTGGATGGTGATGCGAATGCACAGCGCAAACTGAAAGAAATGCCATGGAATGGATATAGGATCCGCAAACGGGCAGTGAAGATGGGAGTGTTTTACATGGTCTCTTTTATCATTGCTAATTTCTTTTTAGCTTATATCATCGGTATGGATAGTGTGCTGGCAATGACAAAGGAAGGAGTAGCTGCGAATAGCGGTACATTTATTTCATTGCTTGGTTTTACTACCGCTTTCTTTTTTGTTTATTACTGGTTCAGGGAGCAGGTATGTATTGTTGTTTGCCCTTATGGAAGGTTGCAGGGAGTATTGCTCGATAAAAAATCAATTGTTGTTGCTTATGATTATGTAAGAGGCGAACCGAGGGGTCATTTAAAAAAGGATTATACTGTTAATAGTGATAATGGTGATTGCATCGATTGTCATGCCTGTGTTCGTGTATGCCCTACCGGGATTGATATACGCAATGGTACACAGCTTGAATGTGTGAACTGTACTGCATGTATTGATGCCTGTGATGCGATCATGGATAAGATCAATAAACCATTGGGCCTGATCCGGTATGAATCAGAAGAAAATATTGCACACAGTAAAAAATCAAAATTCAACTGGCGGTTTGCAGGTTACTCTGTCGTACTTGCTGTGTTGCTTAGTGTGCTGGTTATATTATTAACTACCCGTGATGATGTGGATGCAAGGATACTTCGCACTGCCGGGCAATTGTACCAGGAAATGCCGGATGGAAGGATCAGTAATCTTTTCAATATTAAGCTAGCAAATAAAACAAGGCATGATGTGCCAGTAACACTAAAGCTGGAGAATATAAAAGGCGAGATAGAAGTAGTAGCGAGAGAATTAATAGTACCGAAGGAATCTTATTTCCAGACACCCTTCTTCGTAAAAATTGATAGCTCATTGATCACAAAAAGAAAAACACCGATTGTATTGGGTGTTTACCAGGGCAATAAAAAACTGGAGACATTGAAAACAACATTTCTCGGACCAGGATCTTAA
- the ccoS gene encoding cbb3-type cytochrome oxidase assembly protein CcoS: protein MSVLIILIVVSILVAGGFLAAFIWSVKKGQYDDDYTPSVRMLFDDKPLPDTTTSLKSKQK, encoded by the coding sequence ATGAGTGTATTAATCATCCTGATCGTTGTGAGTATCCTGGTAGCCGGTGGTTTCCTGGCTGCATTTATATGGTCAGTTAAAAAAGGCCAGTATGATGACGATTATACGCCATCAGTTCGTATGCTGTTTGATGATAAACCTTTGCCCGATACAACTACATCTTTAAAATCAAAACAAAAATAA
- a CDS encoding sulfite exporter TauE/SafE family protein: protein MISIEIIGTAFIMGLAGSLHCVGMCGPLALALPVSHSDNLSRFAGGTLYNLGRIVSYASMGLVFGSIGKLIISSHWQSRLSLILGVVILLYLFIPKKYLHFSKPTIFNSPFIALRKQLGKLFQSKNLSSLFFIGILNGLLPCGLVYLALTSSVITGSSLNGALFMSFFGLGTFPAMMATILLGNYLNQQVRLKINKALPVFLFLMAALLVLRGLELGIPFVSPAYVAGGGMSCH, encoded by the coding sequence GTGATAAGCATCGAGATCATAGGTACAGCATTTATCATGGGGCTTGCAGGCAGCCTGCATTGTGTGGGTATGTGCGGCCCGCTGGCTTTGGCTTTACCTGTTTCTCATTCAGATAATCTTTCCCGTTTTGCGGGCGGTACACTATACAATCTTGGAAGAATTGTTTCTTACGCTTCGATGGGTTTGGTATTTGGCTCAATTGGTAAACTGATCATTAGCTCTCACTGGCAAAGCAGACTGTCGTTAATACTAGGAGTAGTCATTTTATTATACCTGTTCATTCCAAAAAAATATCTTCATTTTTCAAAGCCAACTATATTCAATAGCCCCTTTATCGCATTGCGTAAGCAGTTGGGTAAGTTGTTTCAATCAAAAAATTTAAGCTCATTATTTTTTATCGGAATTTTAAATGGGCTGCTTCCTTGTGGACTTGTTTATTTAGCACTTACATCATCTGTTATTACCGGAAGTTCATTGAATGGAGCATTATTCATGAGTTTCTTTGGCCTCGGTACATTTCCTGCAATGATGGCAACAATACTTCTCGGCAATTATCTTAATCAACAGGTAAGATTAAAAATTAATAAGGCGCTACCTGTGTTTTTATTTTTAATGGCCGCTTTGCTTGTATTGCGTGGATTGGAATTGGGAATTCCTTTCGTGAGCCCTGCCTATGTAGCAGGGGGTGGAATGAGTTGTCATTGA
- a CDS encoding cbb3-type cytochrome c oxidase subunit 3 has protein sequence MLKYIKEHASSIEGISIYPIFSLLVFFIFFVVLLYYVKKMDKKKIEEISNLPLDSDTRDNDLFTTNNLKQA, from the coding sequence ATGCTTAAGTATATAAAAGAACATGCATCAAGTATTGAAGGGATCAGTATCTATCCCATTTTTTCCCTCCTGGTATTTTTTATATTCTTCGTGGTACTGCTTTACTATGTAAAAAAGATGGATAAGAAAAAAATAGAAGAGATAAGCAACCTGCCACTTGATTCCGATACAAGGGACAATGATCTATTTACTACAAATAACCTAAAACAAGCTTAA
- a CDS encoding HAD family hydrolase: MQKETRRNKPEVVKCYHCGESCDKSIATDEKYFCCDGCKFVYQLLQENGLCNYYELSSRPGIKVKGKFSSDRFAYLDNEEVKSKLLRFDDGKQSQVSFHLPQMHCASCIWLLENLHTIDAGILYSKTNFQRKDISVAFNSSKTSLRKIVELLAFVGYEPYISLNDGEKKKNRKINRGKIFKIGVAGFCFSNIMMLSFPEYFSSGNIGHDSLKNTFTYLNLALSLPVLFYCASEFFVSAWKGLRQKWLNIDAPIAVAILVAFGRSVYEILSGTGAGYLDSMSGIVLFMLVGRWFQDKTYDSFSFDRDYKSYFPLGVTILKEDGEQTSTISALKRGDKILVRQNEMIPADAVIMKGEGNIDYSFVSGENTPVQKNQGELVYAGGKQTGSMIEMEVVKPVEQSYITQLWNNNDAFAEQKNKDKSFVHPWSRYFTLVLFSIAGCAAIYWAFTDTTKIWPAVTASLIVACPCSLLLSATFTFGNMLRQFGKNKLYLKNSSVIEALAKINTIVFDKTGTLTHSAQAIVVYEGKELNSNEIAMAYSLTKESVHPLSRVIKKDLLKRYNTEPLSITDFKEFPGKGIAGVIDSNLVKMGSWQFVNDDDPANEFSGSGYVFLSINHEYKGVFKITNQYRDGINDMVHDLSARKNELHLLSGDNDAEKNNLQKIFGKNAVIRFKQSPQDKQEYISRLRKNDCDAEIMMLGDGLNDAGALKQADVGIAVSENTSQFSPASDAIMDSSVVHKLSAFINYAKAGKRIVLLSFILSILYNVVGLSFAVQALLSPLVAAILMPASSITIVAFVTLASAWVAKKKGL, translated from the coding sequence ATACAAAAAGAGACAAGGCGAAATAAACCAGAAGTGGTGAAATGCTATCATTGCGGTGAAAGCTGTGATAAAAGCATTGCTACTGATGAAAAATATTTTTGTTGCGATGGCTGCAAATTTGTTTACCAGCTATTGCAGGAAAATGGACTGTGTAATTATTATGAATTATCCTCAAGGCCCGGTATTAAAGTAAAAGGAAAGTTTTCTTCGGATCGGTTTGCTTATTTGGATAATGAAGAAGTGAAAAGCAAACTGTTGCGGTTTGATGATGGCAAACAAAGCCAGGTAAGTTTTCACCTGCCACAAATGCACTGTGCCTCCTGTATCTGGTTATTGGAAAACCTGCATACGATCGATGCGGGCATTCTGTATTCCAAAACAAATTTTCAACGAAAGGATATTTCAGTAGCATTCAATTCTTCGAAAACTTCACTTAGAAAAATAGTAGAGTTGCTGGCCTTTGTAGGTTACGAACCTTATATCAGCTTGAATGATGGTGAAAAAAAGAAAAACCGAAAAATAAATCGTGGAAAAATTTTTAAAATAGGGGTAGCTGGTTTTTGTTTCAGTAATATCATGATGTTGAGTTTCCCTGAATATTTTTCCTCAGGTAATATTGGTCACGATTCATTGAAAAATACTTTTACTTATCTAAACCTGGCTTTGTCACTGCCGGTATTATTCTATTGTGCATCCGAGTTTTTTGTTTCGGCATGGAAGGGCCTGCGCCAAAAATGGCTGAATATAGATGCGCCAATCGCTGTGGCAATACTTGTTGCCTTTGGCAGAAGTGTGTATGAAATATTGAGTGGTACAGGAGCCGGTTATCTTGATTCAATGAGCGGCATCGTATTGTTTATGCTGGTTGGCCGCTGGTTCCAGGATAAAACCTATGATTCATTTTCTTTCGACAGGGACTATAAATCCTACTTTCCATTAGGGGTTACAATATTAAAAGAAGACGGAGAGCAGACCTCAACTATCAGTGCTTTAAAGAGGGGCGACAAAATTCTTGTTAGGCAAAATGAAATGATACCGGCAGATGCTGTCATCATGAAAGGAGAAGGGAATATTGATTATAGTTTTGTTTCGGGGGAAAATACACCGGTTCAAAAAAACCAAGGAGAATTGGTATATGCGGGTGGTAAGCAAACAGGGAGCATGATCGAAATGGAAGTAGTAAAACCTGTTGAGCAAAGTTATATCACCCAGTTATGGAACAACAACGATGCCTTTGCTGAGCAAAAGAACAAAGACAAATCATTTGTACATCCATGGAGCCGCTATTTTACATTGGTATTGTTTTCTATTGCCGGTTGTGCGGCGATCTACTGGGCTTTTACGGATACAACTAAAATATGGCCGGCAGTAACTGCTTCTTTAATAGTTGCCTGCCCCTGCTCATTGCTACTGTCTGCTACATTCACTTTCGGAAACATGCTCAGGCAGTTCGGTAAAAATAAATTATATCTGAAGAATTCTTCAGTGATTGAAGCCCTTGCAAAGATCAACACCATTGTTTTTGATAAAACAGGAACGCTTACACATTCTGCACAGGCAATTGTTGTTTATGAAGGAAAAGAATTAAACAGCAATGAAATTGCGATGGCCTATTCACTCACAAAGGAGTCTGTTCATCCTTTGAGCCGTGTTATTAAAAAAGATTTGTTGAAAAGATATAACACGGAGCCTCTTTCTATAACGGACTTTAAAGAATTTCCCGGAAAAGGAATTGCAGGAGTGATTGACAGCAATCTTGTGAAGATGGGTTCCTGGCAGTTTGTAAATGATGATGATCCAGCCAATGAATTTTCCGGTAGCGGATATGTTTTTCTTTCCATCAATCACGAGTACAAAGGCGTTTTTAAAATTACCAATCAATACCGCGATGGTATAAATGATATGGTTCATGACTTATCCGCTAGAAAAAATGAACTACACCTGTTATCCGGCGATAATGATGCTGAAAAGAATAATCTTCAAAAAATATTTGGAAAAAATGCTGTAATAAGGTTCAAACAGTCACCACAGGATAAACAGGAATATATCAGCCGGTTGCGGAAGAATGATTGTGATGCAGAAATTATGATGTTGGGTGATGGATTGAATGATGCCGGTGCATTAAAACAGGCGGATGTAGGTATTGCTGTAAGTGAGAACACCAGCCAGTTTTCACCAGCCAGTGATGCGATCATGGATAGCAGTGTGGTGCATAAACTTTCTGCATTTATAAACTATGCTAAGGCTGGTAAACGAATCGTGTTGTTGAGTTTTATTCTTTCCATTTTATACAATGTAGTAGGATTAAGTTTTGCGGTGCAGGCATTGCTGTCACCATTGGTGGCTGCGATACTTATGCCAGCCAGCTCTATTACTATTGTAGCGTTTGTCACACTGGCATCTGCCTGGGTAGCAAAAAAGAAAGGATTGTGA
- the ccoN gene encoding cytochrome-c oxidase, cbb3-type subunit I encodes MQQLERFQYDNKIVRNFAYATIIWGVVGMLVGLWVALLMVFPNLNIGGIPVGKETIGLTFGRLRPLHTNAVIFAFVGNGIFMGVYHSLQRLLKARMASDLLSKIHFWGWQAIIVAAALTLPLGLTTSKEYAELEWPIDIAITIIWVVFGWNMFATILKRRERHLYVAIWFYIATFVTVAVLHLVNSFEYPVSFFKSYSWYAGVQDALVQWWYGHNAVAFFLTTPYLGLMYYYLPKAANRPVFSYKLSIIHFWALIFIYIWAGPHHLLYTSLPNWAQSLGIVFSFTLIFPSWGGMINGLLTLRGAWDKVREDVILKFMVVAVTAYGMATFEGPMLALKSINAISHFTDWTIAHVHVGGLGWNGMLTFGILYWLIPRIFKTELYSKKMANTHFWIATLGIIFYAVPMYWAGFQQASMWKQFTEAGQLKYQFIDTVIYMKPFYAVRAFGGALFVSGAIMMMYNLLMTMKKGKLVANEDAEAPALAKEYAAHGGEHWHRKIERKPVRLMILALIVILIGGAVEMIPTFLVKSNVPTISSVKPYTPLELQGRDIYVREGCYTCHSQMIRPFRSETERYGEYSKAGEFVYDHPFQWGSKRTGPDLAREGTGNLKKTDAWHFNHMDNPQDISPGSIMPQYSFMIDQLLDTASTPAKIKAMRTIGVPYAEGYENSANKDLMEQANKIADNLKKDKIKVLANTEIVAIIAYLQRMGTDAEKNKIAEK; translated from the coding sequence ATGCAACAACTGGAACGTTTTCAGTATGACAACAAGATCGTAAGAAATTTTGCCTACGCCACTATTATATGGGGTGTAGTGGGTATGCTGGTCGGGTTATGGGTAGCGCTGCTCATGGTTTTTCCTAATTTGAATATTGGTGGTATACCAGTAGGTAAAGAAACGATCGGTCTTACGTTTGGCCGTTTACGTCCCTTACATACCAACGCTGTCATCTTTGCATTTGTCGGCAATGGAATTTTTATGGGAGTTTATCATTCGCTTCAGCGTTTATTAAAAGCCCGTATGGCCAGTGACCTGCTTAGCAAAATACATTTCTGGGGGTGGCAGGCAATCATCGTTGCTGCTGCACTTACATTGCCACTTGGTCTTACTACCAGTAAAGAATATGCTGAGCTCGAATGGCCGATTGATATTGCCATTACAATTATCTGGGTTGTATTCGGATGGAATATGTTTGCAACCATTCTTAAAAGAAGAGAACGCCATCTTTATGTAGCTATCTGGTTTTACATCGCCACATTTGTTACAGTTGCAGTTTTACATCTTGTAAATTCATTTGAATACCCGGTTAGCTTTTTCAAAAGTTATTCCTGGTATGCCGGCGTACAGGATGCATTGGTGCAATGGTGGTATGGTCATAATGCAGTTGCCTTCTTTTTAACCACGCCTTATCTCGGTCTCATGTATTATTATTTGCCAAAGGCCGCCAACCGCCCGGTATTTTCCTATAAACTTTCTATCATTCACTTCTGGGCATTGATATTTATTTATATCTGGGCAGGTCCTCACCACTTATTATATACATCATTACCTAACTGGGCGCAGTCACTGGGTATTGTTTTTTCTTTCACATTAATTTTTCCAAGCTGGGGTGGTATGATCAATGGATTACTTACACTCCGCGGTGCATGGGATAAAGTAAGAGAAGATGTGATATTGAAATTTATGGTAGTTGCCGTTACAGCTTATGGTATGGCAACATTCGAAGGTCCGATGCTCGCATTAAAATCAATAAATGCGATCAGCCACTTTACTGACTGGACCATTGCCCACGTACACGTTGGCGGTTTGGGTTGGAATGGCATGCTGACATTCGGTATTCTTTATTGGCTGATACCAAGAATTTTTAAAACTGAATTGTATTCAAAGAAAATGGCAAACACCCATTTCTGGATCGCAACACTTGGAATTATTTTTTATGCTGTGCCAATGTATTGGGCAGGTTTTCAGCAGGCATCTATGTGGAAACAGTTTACCGAAGCCGGCCAGTTGAAATACCAGTTTATTGATACTGTTATTTACATGAAACCATTTTATGCAGTCCGTGCATTTGGTGGTGCACTATTCGTTTCGGGTGCTATTATGATGATGTACAACCTGCTTATGACAATGAAAAAAGGAAAGCTGGTGGCAAATGAAGATGCTGAAGCTCCTGCATTGGCAAAAGAATATGCAGCACACGGTGGTGAACACTGGCATAGGAAGATCGAAAGAAAACCAGTCCGCTTAATGATACTTGCACTGATTGTGATCTTAATTGGTGGTGCAGTTGAAATGATCCCAACATTCCTTGTAAAATCAAACGTGCCGACTATTTCAAGTGTAAAACCTTATACTCCGCTTGAATTGCAGGGTCGTGATATTTATGTACGTGAAGGTTGCTACACTTGTCACTCGCAAATGATCCGTCCGTTTCGCTCAGAAACAGAACGCTATGGTGAATATTCCAAAGCCGGTGAGTTTGTATATGATCATCCGTTCCAATGGGGCTCAAAAAGAACAGGACCCGATTTGGCAAGAGAAGGAACTGGCAATTTGAAAAAAACAGATGCATGGCATTTTAATCATATGGACAACCCGCAGGATATTTCACCGGGTTCCATTATGCCCCAGTATTCATTTATGATTGACCAATTGCTGGATACTGCCAGCACTCCTGCAAAGATCAAAGCTATGCGTACGATCGGTGTTCCTTATGCCGAAGGGTATGAGAACAGTGCAAATAAAGATTTGATGGAACAGGCAAACAAGATAGCTGATAACCTGAAGAAGGATAAGATAAAAGTATTAGCGAATACAGAGATCGTGGCAATCATTGCTTACCTGCAAAGAATGGGAACAGATGCAGAGAAAAATAAAATCGCTGAAAAATAA
- a CDS encoding c-type cytochrome, which produces MRTEKLIRLFTLASALFLFSAPAYSQNALGVGSGMQGFLYGVFAFVLIALIAAIYLLTLNNKYQKEANIAKGNPNAPTGFSKWWGELDKRYFTKAASLEKEADVLLDHDYDGIKELDNALPPWWKWGFYITLVLGVWYLLRFHVWETGPTPLQEYEKEMMVAAAQMEDFRKNNKESVDEKTVTMADVKGIAEGKIMFTKNCTPCHGGSGEGNMVGPNLTDKFWLHGGSLNNVFRTITLGVPEKGMQAWGKNFASADIKNLASYVLSLQGSNPANGKAPQGTEYIPGIKPTDSTGIKKDSAVAAKPVSAK; this is translated from the coding sequence ATGAGAACAGAAAAACTCATCAGATTGTTCACCCTTGCATCAGCCTTATTCTTATTCAGTGCGCCTGCTTATTCACAAAATGCTTTGGGAGTAGGTAGTGGAATGCAGGGCTTTTTATACGGTGTATTTGCTTTTGTATTGATTGCGTTAATTGCAGCTATTTACCTGTTGACGCTGAATAATAAATACCAGAAGGAAGCTAATATCGCTAAAGGAAACCCAAATGCACCTACAGGCTTCAGCAAATGGTGGGGTGAACTTGATAAAAGATATTTTACTAAGGCTGCATCATTAGAAAAAGAAGCAGACGTTTTGCTTGACCACGATTATGATGGTATCAAAGAATTGGATAATGCATTACCACCCTGGTGGAAATGGGGATTCTATATTACACTGGTACTGGGAGTTTGGTACCTGCTGCGCTTTCATGTATGGGAAACAGGCCCGACACCGCTACAGGAGTATGAAAAAGAGATGATGGTTGCTGCTGCACAAATGGAGGATTTCAGAAAGAATAATAAAGAATCTGTAGACGAAAAAACAGTAACGATGGCGGATGTAAAAGGAATTGCTGAGGGGAAAATAATGTTTACAAAAAATTGTACTCCATGCCATGGGGGAAGTGGTGAAGGAAATATGGTCGGTCCAAACCTGACAGATAAATTCTGGTTGCATGGTGGCTCACTCAATAATGTTTTCAGAACGATCACATTGGGTGTGCCTGAAAAAGGCATGCAGGCATGGGGAAAGAATTTCGCCTCTGCAGATATTAAAAATCTTGCGAGCTATGTATTGTCATTGCAGGGTAGCAACCCTGCAAATGGCAAAGCACCGCAGGGTACAGAATATATTCCCGGTATAAAGCCAACTGATAGTACAGGAATCAAGAAAGATTCAGCTGTAGCAGCGAAGCCGGTATCGGCTAAGTAA